A stretch of the Musa acuminata AAA Group cultivar baxijiao chromosome BXJ2-7, Cavendish_Baxijiao_AAA, whole genome shotgun sequence genome encodes the following:
- the LOC103991486 gene encoding probable potassium transporter 17 encodes MWERKETRFPLDHSATNTTAFSTSPSPTGGPSPTSFRYGGLYFLRNRCLVLAFALTFPALMDLETGVPLPSRLHVGGGSSDGRRVHGADRYNGGRWKDMVLAYRTLGVVFGGLVTSPLYVYPSMNLKSPTEQDYLGIYGIMFWTLTLIGVVKYVCIALNADDHGEGGTFALYSLLCRHTNIGILPSKKADSVTNAAHANPSLGTEKRSRLGIFIERSMTARRIVLFIAILGMCMLIGDGILTPAISVLSAMDGLRGPLPSIHKSAVEALSAAVLIALFLLQKYGTARVSFLFSPIMASWTFTTPIIGVYSILRYYPGIFKAISPKYIVHFFLRNGKTGWQLLGGTALCITGSEAMFADLGHFNKRSIQIAFLFSIYPSLVLTYAGQTAYLIRNPNDHNDGFYKFVPGPVYWPMFTIATLAAIVASQSLISATFSVIKQSVVLDYFPRVKVVHTSQHKEGEVYSPETNYILMLLCVAVILGFGDGKELGNAFGVVVILVMLITTILLTLVMIIIWRIPIIISALYFVPFSILEGAYASAVCTKILEGGWLPFAVSIVLAFIMFGWYYGRQRKLEYEMANKITLECLGELLESSEIQRVPGLCFFYSNIQEGLTPILGHYIQNTRSLHRVTIFTTLRYLLVAKVAPNERIMITRLGLDGVYGCMIQYGYADFLNHGGDDFVTQVTNSLRAHIENSSEGLSPAYVEEEISQLERAKEAGAVHVRGKTRFHVGKDTSLFDRILLGFYEFLHSNCRSALPAMGIPLRQRMEIGMLYKA; translated from the exons ATGTGGGAGAGAAAGGAGACCCGCTTTCCTCTCGACCATAGCGCCACCAATACAACCGCCTTCAGTACCTCCCCCTCGCCCACCGGTGGGCCCTCTCCTACCAGCTTCCGGTATGGAGGACTCTATTTCTTGCGGAACCGGTGCCTCGTCCTCGCATTCGCCCTAACGTTTCCCGCTCTTATGGATTTGGAGACGGGCGTACCCCTACCCAGCCGCCTCCACGTCGGCGGTGGTTCCTCCGACGGGCGTCGTGTCCATGGAGCCGATAGATAT AACGGTGGCAGATGGAAGGACATGGTTTTGGCTTACAGGACTCTCGGAGTTGTTTTCGGTGGCCTTGTCACTTCACCTCTCTATGTGTATCCTTCCATGAACTTGAAGTCCCCCACTGAGCAGGACTACTTGGGTATATACGGCATCATGTTCTGGACTCTTACTTTGATTGGGGTCGTGAAGTACGTCTGCATCGCTCTCAATGCCGACGACCATGGTGAAG GTGGCACATTTGCTCTATATTCTCTACTCTGTAGGCACACAAACATTGGCATCCTTCCTTCAAAAAAGGCTGATTCTGTAACGAATGCCGCACATGCTAACCCTTCTCTGGGCACTGAAAAGCGAAGTAGGCTGGGAATATTTATAGAGCGTAGTATGACTGCAAGAAGAATTGTGCTCTTCATCGCGATACTGGGTATGTGCATGCTCATTGGAGATGGCATACTAACACCAGCTATTTCAG TGTTATCAGCGATGGATGGACTAAGAGGGCCTTTACCTTCTATTCATAAGT CTGCTGTGGAAGCTTTATCTGCTGCAGTCCTCATCGCTTTATTCCTGTTGCAAAAATATGGCACCGCGCGAGTGAGCTTCCTCTTTTCTCCAATCATGGCATCTTGGACTTTCACCACTCCAATCATTGGGGTATACAGTATTCTGCGATATTACCCAGGCATATTCAAAGCCATATCACCAAAGTATATAGTGCATTTTTTCCTGAGGAATGGAAAGACGGGCTGGCAATTGCTTGGTGGCACAGCTTTATGCATTACAG GTTCTGAAGCAATGTTTGCTGATCTCGGTCATTTCAACAAGAGGTCCATTCAG ATAGCATTCCTTTTCAGCATATATCCTTCGCTAGTCCTCACGTATGCAGGGCAAACAGCATACCTGATTAGGAATCCCAATGATCACAATGATGGCTTTTACAAGTTCGTGCCAGGTCCAGTATACTGGCCGATGTTTACTATCGCAACACTGGCAGCTATCGTTGCCAGCCAATCCTTAATTTCTGCAACATTTTCTGTGATCAAACAATCAGTCGTTCTCGATTATTTCCCACGCGTCAAGGTGGTCCACACATCCCAACACAAGGAAGGCGAGGTTTACTCTCCGGAGACCAATTACATACTCATGCTTCTTTGTGTTGCTGTTATACTTGGTTTTGGTGATGGAAAAGAGTTAGGGAATGCTTTTG GTGTTGTTGTCATACTGGTCATGCTCATCACCACAATCTTATTGACTCTAGTCATGATCATTATATGGAGAATCCCGATCATTATTTCTGCTTTATACTTCGTTCCGTTTTCAATCTTAGAAGGTGCATATGCAAGTGCAGTTTGCACTAAGATTTTGGAAGGTGGCTGGCTGCCGTTTGCTGTATCTATAGTCCTGGCGTTCATTATGTTTGGCTGGTATTACGGGCGTCAGAGAAAGCTAGAGTATGAAATGGCAAACAAAATAACTCTCGAATGCCTAGGTGAGCTTTTGGAAAGCTCAGAGATCCAAAGAGTTCCTGGGCTTTGCTTCTTTTACAGCAATATTCAGGAAGGACTAACGCCCATCCTTGGACACTACATACAGAACACGCGCTCGCTCCACAGGGTTACCATTTTTACAACTCTAAGGTACTTATTGGTTGCCAAAGTTGCTCCAAATGAGAGGATAATGATCACTAGACTGGGGCTTGATGGGGTATATGGATGCATGATTCAGTATGGCTATGCTGATTTCCTTAATCACGGGGGAGATGACTTTGTAACCCAAGTTACTAACAGCTTGAGGGCACATATAGAGAACTCCTCTGAGGGGCTTTCTCCTGCTTATGTTGAGGAGGAGATTTCACAATTGGAGAGGGCTAAAGAAGCAGGAGCGGTGCATGTTCGGGGTAAGACCAGGTTTCACGTTGGTAAAGACACCAGTTTGTTCGATAGAATTTTGCTTGGGTTTTATGAGTTTTTACACAGCAACTGTAGATCGGCACTGCCCGCTATGGGGATTCCCCTTCGACAGCGTATGGAGATAGG